In Candidatus Neomarinimicrobiota bacterium, a single genomic region encodes these proteins:
- a CDS encoding OFA family MFS transporter gives MKVRNRWFVVLGAVLIQLALGAIYAWSVFTPSLVDAGWTKAMTQAVFATGLFFFAVVMVIAGRIMPKLGPRKVSMAGGFVLGSGYLLAGLFGGTNFIALLIFIGMIGGAGIGLAYVVPIAVGMRWFPDKKGLITGLAVSGFGFGATLWVKLAGSWGSLIALYGLSTTFTALGAVFMLMILVGGIWMIFPPEGWLPAGYTLPVASDGSAISDENQFNSTEMLKTPQFHFISMTFAFGASAGLMSIGLMKLWPMVALTANGIDKVAASAIAGTAMAVFFSLANGLGRIAWGAISDRLGRKQSIVIMMATQGVVVILFQWMAGTPALLYLGATLIGFNFGGNFSLFPTITADTFGTKFIGQNYGWIFLAYGFGGILGPIMGGWLGDMGNFPLAFTICGILCLIAAVIMSQIKPPIKST, from the coding sequence ATGAAAGTAAGAAATCGTTGGTTTGTTGTTTTGGGGGCAGTTCTTATTCAATTGGCGTTGGGGGCTATTTATGCCTGGTCAGTTTTCACGCCGTCATTGGTGGATGCTGGTTGGACAAAAGCTATGACCCAAGCTGTTTTTGCTACCGGCCTGTTCTTTTTTGCGGTGGTAATGGTTATTGCAGGTAGAATTATGCCTAAACTTGGACCACGGAAGGTCTCTATGGCTGGTGGGTTCGTGTTAGGTTCAGGATACCTGCTTGCAGGATTATTCGGGGGGACCAACTTTATTGCCCTTCTCATCTTTATTGGAATGATAGGCGGAGCCGGAATTGGTTTGGCATATGTCGTCCCGATTGCTGTCGGTATGCGCTGGTTTCCAGATAAAAAAGGGCTGATCACAGGTCTGGCTGTTTCTGGTTTTGGCTTTGGTGCAACTTTATGGGTCAAACTGGCTGGATCATGGGGCTCACTCATTGCCCTTTATGGACTCAGTACAACTTTTACAGCTCTGGGTGCAGTTTTTATGCTGATGATCCTGGTTGGTGGCATCTGGATGATTTTTCCACCTGAGGGTTGGCTACCTGCTGGTTATACCCTACCTGTGGCTTCTGATGGATCTGCCATCAGCGATGAAAACCAATTTAACAGCACTGAAATGCTGAAGACTCCACAATTCCATTTTATATCAATGACTTTTGCCTTTGGTGCAAGTGCCGGACTCATGAGTATTGGCCTCATGAAGTTATGGCCCATGGTTGCCTTAACTGCCAACGGAATTGATAAGGTTGCTGCAAGTGCCATCGCCGGAACTGCCATGGCTGTATTTTTCTCTCTGGCAAATGGACTGGGTCGTATTGCCTGGGGTGCCATCAGTGATAGACTTGGACGTAAACAATCCATCGTGATAATGATGGCCACTCAGGGCGTTGTTGTGATTCTATTTCAATGGATGGCTGGAACACCAGCTCTCTTATATCTCGGAGCAACCCTTATCGGCTTTAATTTTGGAGGAAATTTTTCTCTCTTCCCAACAATTACTGCAGACACCTTTGGTACTAAATTTATTGGGCAGAATTATGGATGGATATTCTTAGCCTATGGCTTTGGTGGAATCCTTGGTCCCATCATGGGTGGCTGGCTTGGAGATATGGGTAATTTCCCTCTAGCCTTTACAATCTGTGGAATACTCTGCTTAATTGCTGCAGTGATTATGTCACAGATTAAACCACCGATTAAATCGACTTAA
- a CDS encoding DMT family transporter: MKRSEHTILYIIMIISMSLWGLSWTNGKILGTFTSIPILMFWRFFIAGIFMLGVLIVRGTQWRITLAGLPSIVASAIFLVLYNHFYFTGTLIGSAGAGGVLVTTLNPVLTFLLITTIRRNIPRGRSLAGLLLGILGGTILINIWQDGWSAIFTSGNQYFVLCASTWAFLTFISSRINKHMSTLTYSFWLYMLSSILALLFVDKSQVFSVFRLGLSFWLNLLSVSVGAMAFATTAYFIAASRLGSEKASAFIFTVPLSAMIFAMLILNEPLKWNIVFGGTISIIAVFLINSSKKK; encoded by the coding sequence ATGAAGAGATCAGAACATACTATTCTATATATCATCATGATCATATCCATGTCCTTGTGGGGTCTCTCCTGGACAAATGGAAAAATCCTGGGGACATTTACCAGCATCCCAATTCTCATGTTCTGGAGATTCTTCATAGCTGGGATATTCATGTTGGGAGTCTTAATTGTCCGTGGCACACAATGGAGGATTACGCTTGCAGGATTACCCTCAATCGTTGCTTCCGCTATTTTTCTGGTTCTCTATAATCATTTCTATTTTACAGGAACCCTGATTGGCTCTGCTGGGGCGGGTGGAGTCCTGGTCACTACACTCAATCCAGTCTTAACATTTCTACTCATAACAACTATAAGGCGTAATATTCCCAGAGGACGCTCCTTGGCGGGACTTCTATTGGGTATTCTGGGTGGAACCATCTTAATAAACATCTGGCAAGATGGTTGGTCTGCCATATTTACCAGCGGAAATCAATACTTTGTCCTATGCGCCAGCACCTGGGCCTTCCTCACCTTCATTTCCTCAAGAATTAATAAACACATGAGCACACTTACCTACAGCTTCTGGCTTTACATGCTTAGTTCAATCCTTGCTTTGCTCTTTGTGGATAAATCTCAAGTGTTTTCGGTGTTTAGGCTGGGGCTCAGCTTCTGGTTAAATCTATTGTCCGTTTCAGTGGGAGCTATGGCATTTGCAACAACAGCCTATTTCATTGCTGCTTCCCGTTTGGGCTCTGAGAAGGCCTCAGCATTTATATTCACAGTCCCTCTGAGTGCAATGATCTTTGCTATGCTCATATTAAATGAGCCATTGAAGTGGAATATTGTCTTTGGTGGAACGATTTCGATTATAGCTGTATTCCTGATTAACTCGTCCAAAAAAAAATAA
- a CDS encoding phosphodiester glycosidase family protein, producing MLIRFFLSILTILMLSGCNTSGDSSVGYPGLGLEWSAIDSINQELPEGISVYQSVHVGANLRAWYVLVRESLPEIESRVVVSNDSDRTETVSEFARRLGVPVIINGGYFRMDLNPAKHVGILKVDGELIHAATSSVLKDEERFYLHRSAIGFDENNAVEINWVSSSGDSVFSWEQGIENMPGQPGQQKENSFRNLWTYRDILGAGPLLLRDGKVFIPVNEEVFFGSSIPEVHPRTAAGITSDGDLILLLVDGRQLISRGVDLPELANIMLELGCEDAINLDGGGSSALVVNGMLLNRPAGKTVEREVMSAIAVYAH from the coding sequence ATGTTAATACGCTTCTTTCTATCTATTCTCACTATCCTGATGCTCTCTGGCTGTAATACATCCGGGGATTCCTCAGTTGGATATCCTGGACTTGGTCTTGAGTGGTCAGCAATTGATTCGATTAATCAAGAATTACCTGAGGGAATATCCGTTTATCAGTCAGTTCATGTCGGTGCAAACCTGAGAGCCTGGTATGTCCTTGTCAGAGAGTCTCTTCCTGAAATTGAGAGTCGCGTTGTTGTTTCCAACGATTCGGACAGAACAGAAACTGTATCAGAATTTGCCCGTCGTCTCGGTGTACCCGTGATTATAAATGGAGGCTATTTCAGGATGGATTTGAATCCTGCTAAACATGTGGGGATATTGAAAGTTGATGGGGAGTTGATTCATGCTGCCACTTCATCGGTTCTAAAAGATGAAGAAAGGTTTTATCTCCATCGGTCGGCAATTGGTTTCGATGAGAATAATGCTGTTGAAATAAATTGGGTCTCTTCTTCAGGAGATTCAGTTTTCAGTTGGGAGCAGGGGATTGAGAATATGCCCGGTCAACCTGGTCAACAAAAAGAAAATAGTTTTCGAAATCTTTGGACCTATCGAGATATTCTTGGAGCTGGTCCTCTGCTGCTTCGTGATGGGAAAGTATTTATTCCCGTTAACGAGGAAGTGTTTTTTGGATCAAGCATCCCTGAGGTTCATCCACGTACGGCTGCCGGGATAACCTCAGATGGAGATTTGATACTCCTGTTGGTCGATGGCAGGCAGTTGATAAGTCGTGGTGTAGATTTGCCTGAACTGGCAAATATTATGTTAGAGCTGGGGTGTGAAGACGCCATCAATCTGGATGGGGGAGGATCATCGGCTCTGGTGGTGAACGGTATGTTGCTGAATAGGCCGGCAGGGAAGACGGTGGAGCGGGAAGTCATGTCAGCTATCGCTGTATACGCACACTAG
- a CDS encoding NAD-dependent malic enzyme: protein MESPDEPLEVIIRGTDVLNEPLLNKGTAFTEEEREALGLRGLVPPKVFTIEEQVLRVLENYQRKTDPLEKFIFLTSLHDRNETLYYKVLTENLMEMTPIVYTPVVGAACQQFGHIYRKNRGMYISANDKGHIRDIFDNWNQDEIDIIVISDGSRILGLGDLGANGMGIPIGKLALYVAGGGVYPCKTLPILLDTGTNNEELLADPLYLGLNQHRIGDDEYYEIVDEFVNAVQDRWPKALIQWEDFTNDHAFPILNKYREDVLCFNDDIQGTGAVALSGLLGGMRMKEEKLADQRIIFYGAGSAAVGIADMIVAGIVEESGMSEEEARKRFWLIDSQGLVVKNGPRPLQDHKVPYARDEALIDNLMDVIKAVKPTILVGVSGQGQTFTPEIIKEMLNYSKQPIIFALSNPTSKSECTAQEAYKWTKGKAIFASGSPFDPVRMKGKIFVPGQGNNMFIFPGVGLGASLCQAKKVTDAMFYMAAKTLADMVTEEELALRTVYPDLRKIRKISLTIAAAICEMAFDEGLARVERPKDIKAWVKENMFEPVYPRYVAASE from the coding sequence ATGGAAAGTCCAGATGAACCGCTTGAGGTGATCATCAGAGGCACTGATGTGTTAAATGAACCGCTACTTAACAAAGGAACCGCCTTTACAGAGGAAGAACGTGAAGCATTGGGTCTACGTGGTCTGGTTCCACCAAAAGTATTTACTATAGAAGAACAGGTTCTAAGGGTTCTTGAAAACTATCAACGCAAAACGGATCCATTGGAAAAATTTATTTTCCTCACGAGTCTTCATGATAGAAACGAAACTCTCTATTATAAAGTGCTTACTGAGAACCTCATGGAGATGACACCGATTGTCTATACACCTGTTGTAGGGGCAGCCTGTCAGCAATTTGGCCATATATATCGTAAAAATCGGGGTATGTATATCAGTGCCAATGACAAAGGCCATATTCGAGATATTTTCGATAACTGGAACCAAGATGAAATTGACATTATTGTGATCTCCGATGGATCCAGAATTCTTGGTTTAGGCGATCTGGGTGCCAACGGAATGGGTATACCTATCGGAAAACTTGCCCTCTATGTCGCTGGTGGTGGTGTTTATCCCTGTAAGACCTTACCTATTCTCCTGGATACAGGAACCAATAACGAAGAATTACTGGCTGATCCACTCTATTTGGGACTAAATCAACATCGTATTGGGGATGATGAATACTATGAGATCGTTGATGAATTTGTCAACGCTGTACAGGACAGATGGCCCAAAGCTTTGATTCAGTGGGAAGATTTTACAAACGATCACGCCTTCCCAATACTGAATAAATACCGGGAAGACGTGTTGTGCTTTAATGATGATATCCAGGGCACTGGCGCCGTGGCTCTATCTGGTCTACTCGGCGGTATGCGCATGAAAGAAGAGAAACTCGCAGATCAGCGTATCATTTTCTACGGAGCAGGCTCAGCAGCGGTTGGTATAGCAGACATGATTGTGGCTGGAATTGTTGAAGAAAGTGGCATGAGTGAAGAAGAGGCCAGAAAACGATTCTGGTTGATTGATAGTCAGGGATTGGTGGTAAAGAATGGTCCCCGTCCGCTCCAGGATCACAAAGTACCCTATGCCAGGGATGAAGCTCTCATAGATAATCTCATGGATGTCATTAAAGCAGTGAAGCCTACTATTCTGGTTGGCGTAAGTGGCCAGGGTCAGACATTCACACCAGAAATTATCAAGGAGATGCTGAATTATTCAAAGCAACCCATCATTTTTGCTCTTTCTAATCCTACCTCTAAATCTGAATGTACGGCCCAAGAAGCATACAAGTGGACAAAAGGGAAAGCCATATTTGCAAGTGGAAGTCCCTTTGATCCAGTCAGAATGAAAGGTAAAATATTTGTTCCAGGTCAAGGCAACAATATGTTTATTTTTCCTGGAGTCGGTCTCGGCGCTTCACTTTGTCAGGCCAAAAAGGTAACCGATGCCATGTTCTATATGGCAGCGAAAACGCTGGCGGATATGGTTACAGAAGAGGAACTCGCTCTGCGGACTGTATATCCAGATCTTAGGAAAATCCGAAAAATATCTCTAACTATCGCGGCAGCTATATGCGAAATGGCATTTGATGAAGGCTTGGCTCGTGTTGAGAGACCAAAGGATATCAAAGCCTGGGTAAAAGAAAATATGTTTGAACCAGTATATCCACGCTACGTAGCAGCCTCTGAATAA
- the mtaB gene encoding tRNA (N(6)-L-threonylcarbamoyladenosine(37)-C(2))-methylthiotransferase MtaB, whose translation MINSTKKVAFHTLGCKLNYAETSTLSRQFVSAGYEKTDFSKAADLYVINTCSVTENADREFRKIVNKVKRLAPDSKVAVIGCYAQLRPENIVATSNVDVVLGTKEKFNLLEHLDFNAPKETPLIIRDTEIDELHGCTPSYSVGDRTRSFLKIQDGCDYPCTYCTIPLARGKSRSIDPDILVTQAYEIAARGVREIVLTGVNVGDYRFGSEITLLDLLRKLDRVVGIDRIRISSIEPNLLTNEIIDFVSKSKSILPHFHIPLQAGSDKILGLMKRRYTLDLYKDRIKAVRSVMPDAGIGVDVIVGFPGEGEADFQETYDLIESLDISYLHVFTYSERPNTEAVNLPGKVGMRDRKDRNKRLTELSDKKNQAFALRQLNQKKFVLLESLNNGVLTGMTENYLKVHIPSNSEELLNTIVGVELTGVHQSKVLASIHT comes from the coding sequence ATGATTAATAGCACAAAAAAGGTCGCATTTCATACACTCGGTTGTAAACTGAATTACGCCGAAACTTCAACCTTATCCCGCCAATTTGTGTCAGCTGGGTATGAAAAAACAGATTTTAGCAAGGCAGCTGATCTGTATGTCATCAACACCTGCTCGGTTACAGAGAATGCTGACCGTGAGTTTCGTAAAATTGTAAACAAGGTGAAACGGCTGGCCCCAGATTCAAAAGTTGCCGTCATAGGATGCTATGCCCAACTCAGACCTGAAAATATTGTAGCCACATCCAATGTTGATGTGGTGCTGGGGACGAAGGAGAAATTCAATCTTCTTGAGCATCTTGATTTTAACGCTCCAAAAGAAACTCCCTTGATCATTCGCGACACTGAAATTGATGAATTACACGGCTGTACCCCATCATATTCTGTGGGCGACAGAACGCGTTCATTCTTAAAAATCCAGGATGGCTGTGATTACCCCTGTACCTATTGTACCATCCCGCTGGCCAGAGGGAAAAGTCGCAGCATTGATCCAGACATTCTGGTTACCCAGGCCTATGAAATCGCCGCTAGAGGTGTCAGGGAGATCGTTCTCACAGGCGTAAATGTGGGTGACTACCGTTTTGGATCGGAGATTACTCTACTAGATCTCCTGAGAAAACTTGACCGAGTGGTAGGAATTGACCGCATTCGAATCTCATCAATCGAGCCCAATCTTCTTACAAATGAAATAATCGATTTTGTTTCAAAATCAAAAAGTATCCTCCCGCACTTTCATATTCCTTTGCAGGCCGGCTCGGATAAAATTCTCGGCCTTATGAAGCGCAGATATACTCTTGACCTATACAAAGACCGTATCAAAGCTGTTAGATCGGTTATGCCCGATGCTGGAATAGGTGTGGATGTCATCGTCGGCTTCCCAGGTGAGGGAGAGGCTGATTTCCAGGAGACCTATGATCTCATCGAATCACTTGATATCTCTTATCTCCATGTTTTCACCTATTCAGAGAGGCCCAACACTGAAGCTGTCAATTTGCCAGGCAAGGTGGGGATGAGGGATAGAAAAGATAGAAACAAGCGCCTGACGGAGCTTTCAGACAAAAAGAACCAGGCATTTGCCCTACGACAGCTAAATCAGAAAAAGTTTGTCTTGCTTGAGAGCTTGAACAATGGGGTTTTAACAGGTATGACAGAAAATTACCTAAAAGTCCATATTCCCAGCAACTCGGAGGAGCTGTTGAATACCATTGTAGGTGTTGAACTCACAGGTGTTCATCAATCAAAAGTGTTAGCCTCGATACACACCTGA